Sequence from the Phragmites australis chromosome 11, lpPhrAust1.1, whole genome shotgun sequence genome:
TAATGCTTTGCTGATATCGGGCTGCTCGAATTAGACCACGATCGCAGAACTCTTCGCTCAGGTTTATGACATCCTCTCGTCGCGCCACCTGGTTACCGTCCAAGTATCTGATCACTCGGGAAGACTAAAGGGTGATTTCGGAAGGGAGCATTGCTTTTGCACCAAAGATCAGGAAAAGAAAGGAGTTTCGGCTGTAGTCCTGCTAGGGGTTATTCGCAACGACCAGAGTACTATAGGGTGCTCGTCCACCTAGCATTTTGAATAGCTCTTAAACCaatcgaagacccgagttttctTTAGTGAAATCCATGTGTTCTTATtccatgcattttgttttgtctTCCACTTCAGGTGGGAGTGTGTTTACCTTGTTTCTTGAATGCTGTTGCAGGTTTGCACGCAGCAGTCATGAAGAGGCCTTATGGTGTTGGACTCCTTGTTGCTGGACTGGATGAGTCTGGAGCTCATCTCTATTACAACTGCCCGAGTGGGAATTACTTCGAGTACCAGGCGTTTGCTATTGGTTCTCGCTCTCAGGCCGCCAAGACTTTCCTTGAGCGCAGATTCAAGGGCTACAACGACTACAAGCCGGAGCAGCTCATAAAGGATGCCCTCTCCGCCATAAAGGAAACGCTGCTAGGCGAGAAACTTACCAGCTCCAACTGCACTGTCGCTATCGTCGGCGGAAAGGACGATGGCACTGTCGAGCCATTCGAGATGATCGGCGCGACGAGGATCCAAGAAATAATCGACTCCATGGAGGCCGCCGAGGAGGCGCCCGCTGAGCCGACCTCCGTGCAGGAGGACGACCAGGGTTCGGATGGTGCGCCCATGGACATCTAGGCCTCCAATACTTGTCATCTCGAGCCTTACACCACAATTCCGAGTTCCCAATGACTGACTGCTTTAGAAAGTTGAGTTGTGACTCTTGTGTACTCTTTCTTCCATGTTCCAACTCTGTGATGATGTCTTCGACCAGCAGTTACCTGGTTTTGGAGTTGGGCCGATTATATATCATGCGATGCAAACAAAATCTTTTGGTTCCGCGGACCAGCTTAATTTTCCCTATCCTTGTGGATGGCGTATGGCATTCCATTTTTCACCGCGGCAAAATGTACTTGTACACTGGTGGCGCGGGCGTGCGGTAGACAGTACACCGGTACATGGTGGGCAGTGGTCATGGCATTGTGTGGATAGTTTTTGTACTGTGCTggtgctggagctggagccaatGGCAACTGCATGAGCCTTGCTAACTAGCGGCAGCCGATGCGAATGGCATGGGCCATGGCCGCGATTCTACGTattgtccttttcttttgagCCACATTCTATGGAGCTGCTAGCGATTGCGCCGGTCACGGGTAGCAGCAAACAAGCAAGAAGAAAACGAACGGAAAAATAAAGCTACAGGAACAGACTGGATGGCTGGAGAGGAATCGATCAGATGGGAGGAAAACAAGCACTTCTCTGCGTTTGTTATCTACCTAACCTTACATTATGTGCTGGAAACGTTCAAAGGTACCTGTAATATAATCAGATGGTTGGGTGAATTAGTGAGAAGGTGTTGTCTGTCTAGTTTACTGCATAAGCTGCTGCTACTGCTTCATGCTCACAGCAATATCTCAATATATTCGATTAATGGTTGCATGGCAGTAGAAATAGATGAAATGTGTGGTGGAGCTAAAGACCTCCAACGGCAGGGATAAatcggcaaaaaaaaattgcgcTTCCTGTTTCTAGGGGGATAATTATGGTAACCATCCACGCCCTTCAGAAACTAATTGCTGAACTCAACAAGTACAGAAGATACAGTGCTCCAAACAAAATCAATCACGGGGTCAAGACAATACGCTCACGCCAGTCCGAACCAAAACCCAGCAGATAATTTTTCTTGCTATCGGTCCCGAGACATTCCTGCACAAGAAATTCTGCAGACGCAGCGCGGCGCAATTGTATCTGTCAGCATGCCATCTTTGCTAATGAGACAGGGGCGAGTTGAGGCAGCGAACACGAACACATGCATGTGCTACGCCACCGGCTAGATGCGCGCGCACGCGACACAACCAACCAACACAGTAGCCTCCCCTGCGACTCGTGAGTCGTGTCATTCCATCGCTCCTTCGCGCTCGCCTTGCCCGTGATCTCCTTGAATTCCCCAGCGCTATCCCTAGAAATAAACCTGGCACCCCTGGCTGCTTGCTAGTTATCGCAGCTCACTGGTGACCACAGCGACCACCACCGCGCGGTTGTCATTGCGATGGCCGTGTCGTCGGCGCGGGCGCGGCTCTTGCTCTGCGCCGCCTTGGTGCTGCTCGTCACGTCGCCGGGAGATGTGGCCGCCGGCCGGCACGGGCAACGGCGCACGCACACGAAGCGCCTGAGGCCGGGGAAGAACGCGGCCGCGAAGCCGTACCCGGTGAACGCGACGCGGGTGGAGGCGATCGAGCGGCAGTTCACGCGGTGGGTGCGGTTCATGGGCGGCCTCGGGCACAGCACGTTCAACCGCGCGCTCA
This genomic interval carries:
- the LOC133885608 gene encoding proteasome subunit alpha type-1-like, which encodes MKRPYGVGLLVAGLDESGAHLYYNCPSGNYFEYQAFAIGSRSQAAKTFLERRFKGYNDYKPEQLIKDALSAIKETLLGEKLTSSNCTVAIVGGKDDGTVEPFEMIGATRIQEIIDSMEAAEEAPAEPTSVQEDDQGSDGAPMDI